A single region of the Anguilla rostrata isolate EN2019 chromosome 11, ASM1855537v3, whole genome shotgun sequence genome encodes:
- the tead3a gene encoding transcriptional enhancer factor TEF-5 isoform X4: MDGDAEGVWSPDIEQSFQEALAIYPPCGRRKIILSDEGKMYGRNELIARYIKLRTGKTRTRKQVSSHLQVLARRKSREIQSKLKAMNLDQASKDKALQNMAALSSAQIVSASVMKSQLPPLPQPPYPPPARFWPGPIPGQPGPSQDIKPFAQTPYPNLTGPIPTPISTYEPLPTPLPPAATAVPVWQDRTIASSKLRMLEYSAFMEVQRDQDTYSKHLFVHIGQTNPSYSDPLLEAVDIRQIYDKFPEKKGGLKELYEKGPQNAFFLVKFWADLNSSGMQDGPGSFYGVSSQYSSTENMTITVSTKVCSFGKQVVEKVETEYARMEGGRCVYRIHRSPMCEYMINFIHKLKHLPEKYMMNSVLENFTILQVVTNRDTQETLLCIAFVFEVSTSEHGAQYHVYRLVKD; the protein is encoded by the exons GGCGGAATGAGCTCATAGCGAGATACATCAAGCTACGCACCGGGAAGACCCGCACAAGAAAACAG GTTTCTAGCCATTTGCAGGTTCTCGCCCGGAGAAAGTCTCGCGAGATACAGTCAAAGCTGAAG GCCATGAACCTG GATCAAGCCTCTAAAGACAAGGCCCTTCAGAACATGGCCGCCCTGTCGTCGGCTCAAATCGTGTCTGCCAGCGTGATGAAGAGCcagctgccccccctgccccagccccccTACCCTCCACCGGCCAGG TTTTGGCCAGGCCCTATACCAGGACAGCCTGGCCCCTCTCAGGA CATTAAACCATTTGCACAGACCCCGTACCCCAACCTAACAGGCCCCATTCCCACTCCCATATCAA cgtacGAGCCCCTGcccaccccgctccccccgGCCGCCACCGCGGTGCCCGTGTGGCAGGACCGCACCATCGCCTCCTCCAAGCTGCGCATGCTGGAGTACTCGGCCTTCATGGAGGTGCAGAGGGACCAGGACACG TACAGCAAGCACCTGTTTGTTCACATCGGGCAGACAAACCCCTCGTACAGTGACCCGCTCCTGGAGGCTGTGGACATCCGACAGATCTACGACAAGTTCCCAGAGAAGAAGGGAGGCCTCAAGGAGTTGTACGAGAAGGGCCCGCAGAACGCCTTCTTCCTGGTCAAATTCTGG gcggaCCTGAACAGCAGCGGTATGCAGGACGGGCCCGGCTCTTTCTACGGCGTGAGCAGCCagtacagcagcactgagaacaTGACCATCACCGTCTCCACCAAGGTCTGCTCCTTCGGCAAGCAGGTGGTCGAGAAGGTGGAG ACGGAGTATGCCCGTATGGAGGGCGGCAGGTGCGTGTACCGAATCCACCGCTCCCCCATGTGCGAGTACATGATCAACTTCATCCACAAGCTCAAGCACCTGCCGGAGAAGTACATGATGAACAGCGTTCTGGAGAACTTCACCATCCTGCAG GTCGTGACAAACAGGGACACCCAGGAGACCTTGCTGTGCATAGCGTTTGTTTTCGAGGTGTCGACGAGCGAGCACGGGGCGCAGTACCACGTCTACCGGCTCGTCAAGGACTGA
- the tead3a gene encoding transcriptional enhancer factor TEF-5 isoform X3: protein MDGDAEGVWSPDIEQSFQEALAIYPPCGRRKIILSDEGKMYGRNELIARYIKLRTGKTRTRKQVSSHIQVLARKKVREYQAGIKAMNLDQASKDKALQNMAALSSAQIVSASVMKSQLPPLPQPPYPPPARFWPGPIPGQPGPSQDIKPFAQTPYPNLTGPIPTPISTYEPLPTPLPPAATAVPVWQDRTIASSKLRMLEYSAFMEVQRDQDTYSKHLFVHIGQTNPSYSDPLLEAVDIRQIYDKFPEKKGGLKELYEKGPQNAFFLVKFWADLNSSGMQDGPGSFYGVSSQYSSTENMTITVSTKVCSFGKQVVEKVETEYARMEGGRCVYRIHRSPMCEYMINFIHKLKHLPEKYMMNSVLENFTILQVVTNRDTQETLLCIAFVFEVSTSEHGAQYHVYRLVKD, encoded by the exons GGCGGAATGAGCTCATAGCGAGATACATCAAGCTACGCACCGGGAAGACCCGCACAAGAAAACAG GTGTCTAGTCACATACAGGTGTTAGCGCGGAAGAAAGTTCGGGAGTACCAAGCGGGCATCAAG GCCATGAACCTG GATCAAGCCTCTAAAGACAAGGCCCTTCAGAACATGGCCGCCCTGTCGTCGGCTCAAATCGTGTCTGCCAGCGTGATGAAGAGCcagctgccccccctgccccagccccccTACCCTCCACCGGCCAGG TTTTGGCCAGGCCCTATACCAGGACAGCCTGGCCCCTCTCAGGA CATTAAACCATTTGCACAGACCCCGTACCCCAACCTAACAGGCCCCATTCCCACTCCCATATCAA cgtacGAGCCCCTGcccaccccgctccccccgGCCGCCACCGCGGTGCCCGTGTGGCAGGACCGCACCATCGCCTCCTCCAAGCTGCGCATGCTGGAGTACTCGGCCTTCATGGAGGTGCAGAGGGACCAGGACACG TACAGCAAGCACCTGTTTGTTCACATCGGGCAGACAAACCCCTCGTACAGTGACCCGCTCCTGGAGGCTGTGGACATCCGACAGATCTACGACAAGTTCCCAGAGAAGAAGGGAGGCCTCAAGGAGTTGTACGAGAAGGGCCCGCAGAACGCCTTCTTCCTGGTCAAATTCTGG gcggaCCTGAACAGCAGCGGTATGCAGGACGGGCCCGGCTCTTTCTACGGCGTGAGCAGCCagtacagcagcactgagaacaTGACCATCACCGTCTCCACCAAGGTCTGCTCCTTCGGCAAGCAGGTGGTCGAGAAGGTGGAG ACGGAGTATGCCCGTATGGAGGGCGGCAGGTGCGTGTACCGAATCCACCGCTCCCCCATGTGCGAGTACATGATCAACTTCATCCACAAGCTCAAGCACCTGCCGGAGAAGTACATGATGAACAGCGTTCTGGAGAACTTCACCATCCTGCAG GTCGTGACAAACAGGGACACCCAGGAGACCTTGCTGTGCATAGCGTTTGTTTTCGAGGTGTCGACGAGCGAGCACGGGGCGCAGTACCACGTCTACCGGCTCGTCAAGGACTGA
- the tead3a gene encoding transcriptional enhancer factor TEF-5 isoform X1: MDGDAEGVWSPDIEQSFQEALAIYPPCGRRKIILSDEGKMYGRNELIARYIKLRTGKTRTRKQVSSHIQVLARKKVREYQAGIKVSSHLQVLARRKSREIQSKLKAMNLDQASKDKALQNMAALSSAQIVSASVMKSQLPPLPQPPYPPPARFWPGPIPGQPGPSQDIKPFAQTPYPNLTGPIPTPISTYEPLPTPLPPAATAVPVWQDRTIASSKLRMLEYSAFMEVQRDQDTYSKHLFVHIGQTNPSYSDPLLEAVDIRQIYDKFPEKKGGLKELYEKGPQNAFFLVKFWADLNSSGMQDGPGSFYGVSSQYSSTENMTITVSTKVCSFGKQVVEKVETEYARMEGGRCVYRIHRSPMCEYMINFIHKLKHLPEKYMMNSVLENFTILQVVTNRDTQETLLCIAFVFEVSTSEHGAQYHVYRLVKD; this comes from the exons GGCGGAATGAGCTCATAGCGAGATACATCAAGCTACGCACCGGGAAGACCCGCACAAGAAAACAG GTGTCTAGTCACATACAGGTGTTAGCGCGGAAGAAAGTTCGGGAGTACCAAGCGGGCATCAAG GTTTCTAGCCATTTGCAGGTTCTCGCCCGGAGAAAGTCTCGCGAGATACAGTCAAAGCTGAAG GCCATGAACCTG GATCAAGCCTCTAAAGACAAGGCCCTTCAGAACATGGCCGCCCTGTCGTCGGCTCAAATCGTGTCTGCCAGCGTGATGAAGAGCcagctgccccccctgccccagccccccTACCCTCCACCGGCCAGG TTTTGGCCAGGCCCTATACCAGGACAGCCTGGCCCCTCTCAGGA CATTAAACCATTTGCACAGACCCCGTACCCCAACCTAACAGGCCCCATTCCCACTCCCATATCAA cgtacGAGCCCCTGcccaccccgctccccccgGCCGCCACCGCGGTGCCCGTGTGGCAGGACCGCACCATCGCCTCCTCCAAGCTGCGCATGCTGGAGTACTCGGCCTTCATGGAGGTGCAGAGGGACCAGGACACG TACAGCAAGCACCTGTTTGTTCACATCGGGCAGACAAACCCCTCGTACAGTGACCCGCTCCTGGAGGCTGTGGACATCCGACAGATCTACGACAAGTTCCCAGAGAAGAAGGGAGGCCTCAAGGAGTTGTACGAGAAGGGCCCGCAGAACGCCTTCTTCCTGGTCAAATTCTGG gcggaCCTGAACAGCAGCGGTATGCAGGACGGGCCCGGCTCTTTCTACGGCGTGAGCAGCCagtacagcagcactgagaacaTGACCATCACCGTCTCCACCAAGGTCTGCTCCTTCGGCAAGCAGGTGGTCGAGAAGGTGGAG ACGGAGTATGCCCGTATGGAGGGCGGCAGGTGCGTGTACCGAATCCACCGCTCCCCCATGTGCGAGTACATGATCAACTTCATCCACAAGCTCAAGCACCTGCCGGAGAAGTACATGATGAACAGCGTTCTGGAGAACTTCACCATCCTGCAG GTCGTGACAAACAGGGACACCCAGGAGACCTTGCTGTGCATAGCGTTTGTTTTCGAGGTGTCGACGAGCGAGCACGGGGCGCAGTACCACGTCTACCGGCTCGTCAAGGACTGA
- the tead3a gene encoding transcriptional enhancer factor TEF-5 isoform X2: protein MDGDAEGVWSPDIEQSFQEALAIYPPCGRRKIILSDEGKMYGRNELIARYIKLRTGKTRTRKQVSSHIQVLARKKVREYQAGIKVSSHLQVLARRKSREIQSKLKDQASKDKALQNMAALSSAQIVSASVMKSQLPPLPQPPYPPPARFWPGPIPGQPGPSQDIKPFAQTPYPNLTGPIPTPISTYEPLPTPLPPAATAVPVWQDRTIASSKLRMLEYSAFMEVQRDQDTYSKHLFVHIGQTNPSYSDPLLEAVDIRQIYDKFPEKKGGLKELYEKGPQNAFFLVKFWADLNSSGMQDGPGSFYGVSSQYSSTENMTITVSTKVCSFGKQVVEKVETEYARMEGGRCVYRIHRSPMCEYMINFIHKLKHLPEKYMMNSVLENFTILQVVTNRDTQETLLCIAFVFEVSTSEHGAQYHVYRLVKD, encoded by the exons GGCGGAATGAGCTCATAGCGAGATACATCAAGCTACGCACCGGGAAGACCCGCACAAGAAAACAG GTGTCTAGTCACATACAGGTGTTAGCGCGGAAGAAAGTTCGGGAGTACCAAGCGGGCATCAAG GTTTCTAGCCATTTGCAGGTTCTCGCCCGGAGAAAGTCTCGCGAGATACAGTCAAAGCTGAAG GATCAAGCCTCTAAAGACAAGGCCCTTCAGAACATGGCCGCCCTGTCGTCGGCTCAAATCGTGTCTGCCAGCGTGATGAAGAGCcagctgccccccctgccccagccccccTACCCTCCACCGGCCAGG TTTTGGCCAGGCCCTATACCAGGACAGCCTGGCCCCTCTCAGGA CATTAAACCATTTGCACAGACCCCGTACCCCAACCTAACAGGCCCCATTCCCACTCCCATATCAA cgtacGAGCCCCTGcccaccccgctccccccgGCCGCCACCGCGGTGCCCGTGTGGCAGGACCGCACCATCGCCTCCTCCAAGCTGCGCATGCTGGAGTACTCGGCCTTCATGGAGGTGCAGAGGGACCAGGACACG TACAGCAAGCACCTGTTTGTTCACATCGGGCAGACAAACCCCTCGTACAGTGACCCGCTCCTGGAGGCTGTGGACATCCGACAGATCTACGACAAGTTCCCAGAGAAGAAGGGAGGCCTCAAGGAGTTGTACGAGAAGGGCCCGCAGAACGCCTTCTTCCTGGTCAAATTCTGG gcggaCCTGAACAGCAGCGGTATGCAGGACGGGCCCGGCTCTTTCTACGGCGTGAGCAGCCagtacagcagcactgagaacaTGACCATCACCGTCTCCACCAAGGTCTGCTCCTTCGGCAAGCAGGTGGTCGAGAAGGTGGAG ACGGAGTATGCCCGTATGGAGGGCGGCAGGTGCGTGTACCGAATCCACCGCTCCCCCATGTGCGAGTACATGATCAACTTCATCCACAAGCTCAAGCACCTGCCGGAGAAGTACATGATGAACAGCGTTCTGGAGAACTTCACCATCCTGCAG GTCGTGACAAACAGGGACACCCAGGAGACCTTGCTGTGCATAGCGTTTGTTTTCGAGGTGTCGACGAGCGAGCACGGGGCGCAGTACCACGTCTACCGGCTCGTCAAGGACTGA